Part of the Fimbriimonadaceae bacterium genome, CGCACGAGGCTTTGTGTACCGCAGCGCGGCAGCCGCATTCGAATCGAGAAAAAGCTGCTTCACCGCGCGCTTTGTCTCATGCGTGCGGACAATCACAAAGTTCCAGGGCTGCATGAAGCCCACCGATCCGGCATGGTGCGCGGCGTTCAGCAAACGTGCCAGCACCTCGTCGGGGATCGGTGTCGGCAGAAAATTTCGACGGACATCCCGACGTTCATAAATCGCCCGATAGACCGCCTCTCGTTCAGCCTTGGAAAACAGTTCGGACGGCTCGGCCGTTGTTCGAGTCAACCGCTCTCGTTTGTTACGTACCATGAGGCGTTTCATTCGAAGGCTGCGGTCCAAGTACTCCATCCGCCACCTGCTGCAAACAGGCGGGGCACAGGCAATCCTTAAACCGCGCGGCGATCCAATCCATCTGCTGCTCGGTAATACCGATCTTCCCGCACCAGCATTGATACCCGACACATTCGAACGGCTGCCGGCAATGCTCACAGGTTTTCGCCACCGGCCCTCTCAAAACTCCACCCCTGCCTGCGCCTTGATGCCTTTTCGGAACGGATGTTTCACCTGCTTCATCTCCGTCACCAGATCCGCCGCCTCGATCAACTCCTCCGGAGCCCCTCGGCCGGTGATGACGACATGTTGCATCGCCGGCCGCTGTTGCACACGCGGCAGAACTTCAGGCACCGCCACAGAGCCGTGGTGCAGCGCAATATTGAATTCATCCAGGATCACCATCGCATAGGACGGATCGCGCATGAACTCGCAGGCCTTGGCCCAGGCCGCCTGCGCATGGCTCGTATCGCGCTCCCGATCCTGTGTCTCCCAGGTATACCCTTCACCCATACGGAGAAACGTCACGCGGTCGCCGAACGATTTCAGGATGCGCTCCTCTGCGGTGTCGATCGCCCCCTTGATGAATTGAACGATCGCCACCTTCATGCCGTGGCCGAGCACACGCAGCGCCATGCCAAGCGCGGCAGTGGTCTTGCCCTTACCCGCGCCGGTATAGACGATCAGCAAGCCCTTCTCGTCCTGCGCCGCTTCGATCCGCCGATCCACGGAGGCCTTCACGCGTTGCATCTTCGCCGTATAGTCGTCCTGTTCCGTCATGTCATCCCTTTGTGACAGAAGCCTGCGCCCCCTGCTGTCGATAAGCAGTCCTCAATAGATCCGCCACGACGGCCGGGTGACTGCCGAAGTGCAAATGGCTATACAACGCGAGGGTATTCCCCATCGTCAACCCGTCCTGCCCGACGGGTTTCCCCGCTGCATCCGACAGGGTACAGGCATGATGGAGTTCGCCGGTGGGTTCGAGCATCGAATAGTGAAATTCATGCCCGCGCACCACTGTCCCGGCTCCGCCCAGCATGCAGGATTCAGCGATCTCCACGGTTCGATAACCTAACGTCATCCCGTTTTTCCGCATGACCGCATCCGCCGGAAACACCCCGACCATTTCATGTCGCCTGCCCTCCCCGTCTCGAATGGCGTCCGTCAAGTACATCAGCCCGCCACATTCGGCATACACAGCCCCGCCACGCCGGGCAAATGTC contains:
- a CDS encoding cysteine-rich CWC family protein produces the protein MAKTCEHCRQPFECVGYQCWCGKIGITEQQMDWIAARFKDCLCPACLQQVADGVLGPQPSNETPHGT
- the cobO gene encoding cob(I)yrinic acid a,c-diamide adenosyltransferase, with translation MTEQDDYTAKMQRVKASVDRRIEAAQDEKGLLIVYTGAGKGKTTAALGMALRVLGHGMKVAIVQFIKGAIDTAEERILKSFGDRVTFLRMGEGYTWETQDRERDTSHAQAAWAKACEFMRDPSYAMVILDEFNIALHHGSVAVPEVLPRVQQRPAMQHVVITGRGAPEELIEAADLVTEMKQVKHPFRKGIKAQAGVEF